From Plasmodium yoelii strain 17X genome assembly, chromosome: 7, one genomic window encodes:
- a CDS encoding Snf2-related CBP activator, putative, with translation MNHTSFDNILQIKTFKLGIEDIQNIGSSYFGENNKKIDRYNEEINLLKQQLSDLNEKMGKSGVIHKVLEPVSAPKITFWYYELKEMKEFQDLVMYEIKKKKKHFKTLSNSCMKYLSNKEKIKLKKQEEEEKKLKIHSKNISSYMDVFWKKIEKLVWEEKKRELQKTLNKNKEMRFKKFVKGAIKKIKNARHNAHELFENNMNYLPCSNNNSENNANSNNENEENEENEENDENEENEENEENEENEENEENEENEENEENEENEEDPECASNNTDNDTKNNINAPPNRPIDSAPKNDNKLSSSKPNHSNEDKELGEEDLTDQEDEDILLDEEMESMDESEEKEVNLLDDEANVPIEELLKKIYGFKSGEEYINLMQNEEEDEGTDTDVDDQVSTQNDSTNPTQNSKKRKLSDAGESDRELKTAKVDEADAGKVEEAKVEKVDEAEVAKANEAEVAKVDEILECNMDEKHLTKIPPFIKATLRDYQHAGLHWLLYLYKNNINGILADEMGLGKTLQCISLLGYLAYYLNIWGPHLIIVPTSILINWEIELKRFCPCFKILSYYGNQNERYKKRIGWFNNDSFHICISSYSTIVKDHIIFKRKNWKYIILDEAHNIKNFNTKRWNIILSLKRDNCLLITGTPLQNSLEELWSLLHFLMPNIFTSHLDFKEWFSDPLNLAIQKSKIYDSKELIDRLHTVIRPYILRRLKKNVEKEMPNKYEHIIKCKLTRRQKILYDEFINNKKVQNTLTSGNYMGLMNILIQLRKVCNHCDLFTNKYIQTPYYYILPIQYNIPKFCLLFENNYYKDFYLILFLHNEFVSLGGIAKDVRPKQKQNHIYTDSNIQMHTKNNDLTILDSQQFKKNMTNIETLNEINQTKEFTNKCLIEEINSEGSFNLINKFDKNLNYISTDSRDTNYAQNKISFFNNENEKMEEQNSFKSSTWFKEVNKIKDNEHFDYLNYYKNILTNLNKNKEIKRDSQIITNNENDNGKQYLRSNSMQMWNTYPIKYETMQDESMQDENMQDETMQDLCTYVNNEIYKENIPKDLLTYSNEFVNELNNNYDILSIYIDPQNKYKTYDEYLYAMEYDTTLYNTTLQNDNLRGNKQIISNYRGSSNRGRPPRGSHVGRPSRGGHAGRPSRGGHAGRPSRGSHVGRPSRGSHVGSSFRGDIGNQSSRTSINETAEQSNANNNNDSSGHNNKNNDSSSHNNSSGHNNNNVQNEDNDTIVRSVETGNFLKKKYLYRYNMKVLNREMQYKNFFTDETNQSYLNSLEHNLWIRKKKEEEINKMKIEKEKKKQLISNYHFIKNSRIPIFGSNLLHLLKTEFLKDQNIVYNHANNIIINNTSMKEVYSEDIPSRNYYNYMDTNIKKENNDDTIENIMNYNINRCKSNECASIVLERLFPTMEYFLKLYEKLIQNFIVINSPSVICSSPNILINSNSKRDDDDDDNDNDKEICKVQNYSHISKIEDLIKKIKKATRVYHNAFLKQSIIFPLNKDISLGSGKLFALEKLLSKCKKEGNKCLLFTQFIKMLDILEIFLNHLNYSFIRLDGSTKVEQRQKIVTKFNNDKSYFIFISSTRSGSIGINLTAANVVIFYDTDWNPSIDKQAMDRCHRIGQTKDVHVFRFVCEYTVEENIWKKQLQKRKLDNICINMGNFNSQNNRNNNTSLQDHNEMNKDWFSNVDTIKEIFINKQNNDDDDDIYQDRLLHEQLENPEKTNVRFEKTLEHIEDKDDINALHVTKRERQHELSQDMHEFANKNDFQEAYTLTSYCFNFLNENLTDSLKQQIDEMKMRIEIEMMNAKEDENNSLDNLSNPSDELENYEQVRNEPT, from the exons atgaatcacACGTCTTTCGATAATATATTACAGATCAAAACTTTCAAGTTAGGAATTGAGGATATCCAGAATATAGGATCTTCATATTTTggggaaaataataaaaaaattgatcgttataatgaagaaataaatttGCTTAAACAAca GCTTAGCGACCTAAATGAGAAGATGGGGAAAAG TGGTGTTATACATAAAGTCCTTGAACCAGTTAGTGCCCCCAAAATAACCTTTTGGTATTatgaattaaaagaaatG AAAGAATTCCAAGATCTTGTTAtgtatgaaataaaaaaaaaaaaaaaacatttcaAAACCTTAAGCAATAGTTGTATGAAATATCTGtctaataaagaaaaaataaaattaaaaaaacaagaagaagaagaaaaaaaattaaaaatacattCAAAGAATATATCATCTTATATGGATgttttttggaaaaaaattgaaaaattaGTTTGGGAAGAGAAAAAAAGAGAATTACAAAAaacattaaataaaaataaagaaatgcgatttaaaaaatttgtaaaaggagctattaaaaaaattaaaaatgctAGACATAATGCACATGAATtgtttgaaaataatatgaactATCTTCCTTGTTCAAATAACAATAGTGAAAATAATGCGAATAgcaataatgaaaatgaagaaaatgaggAAAACGAAGAAAATGACGAAAATGAAGAGAAcgaagaaaatgaagagaacgaagaaaatgaagagaatgaagaaaatgaagagaatgaagaaaatgaagagaatgaagaaaatgaagaagatcCCGAATGTGCAAGTAATAACACTGATAACGACaccaaaaataatattaatgcaCCTCCAAATCGACCTATTGATAGTGCTCcgaaaaatgataataaattatcCTCATCTAAACCTAACCATAGTAATGAAGACAAAGAACTTGGTGAAGAAGACTTGACAGATCAAGAAGACGAAGATATTTTATTAGATGAAGAAATGGAATCTATGGACGAATCAGAAGAAAAGGAAGTAAATTTGTTAGATGATGAAGCTAATGTTCCAATTGAAGAATTGctcaaaaaaatttatggTTTTAAAAGTGGTgaagaatatataaatttgatgcaaaatgaagaagaagatGAAGGTACCGACACAGATGTTGACGATCAAGTCTCCACACAAAATGATTCAACTAACCCAACTCAAAACTCCAAAAAACGAAAACTTTCAGATGCAGGCGAAAGTGACAGAGAACTTAAAACTGCAAAGGTGGACGAGGCAGATGCGGGAAAAGTGGAAGAAGCAAAGGTTGAAAAAGTGGACGAGGCGGAGGTTGCAAAAGCGAACGAAGCGGAGGTTGCAAAAGTGGACGAAATATTAGAGTGCAATATGGATGAAAAacatttaacaaaaattCCACCATTTATAAAAGCAACACTACGTGATTATCAGCATGCTGGATTACATTggttattatatttgtataaaaataatataaatggaaTATTAGCAGATGAGATGGGATTGGGAAAAACACTTCAATGTATTTCTTTGTTAGGATATCttgcatattatttaaatatatgggGACCTCATTTAATAATAGTTCCtacatctatattaataaattggGAAATCGAATTAAAGCGTTTTTGTCCAtgctttaaaatattatcatattATGGTAATCAAAAtgaaagatataaaaaaagaatcgGATGGTTTAATAATGATTCATTTCATATTTGTATATCTAGTTATTCAACAATAGTAAAAGATCATATAAtctttaaaagaaaaaattggaaatatattatattagaTGAAGctcataatataaaaaactttaatacaaaaagatggaatataatattaaGTTTAAAAAGAGATAATTGTTTATTAATTACTGGAACACCATTACAAAATAGTTTAGAAGAGCTTTGGtcattattacattttttgatgcCAAACATTTTTACTTCTCATTTAGATTTTAAAGAGTGGTTTTCTGATCCTTTAAATTTAGCTATTCAGAAAAGTAAAATTTATGATTCAAAAGAATTAATAGATAGATTACATACTGTAATTAGaccatatattttaagaagattaaaaaaaaatgttgaaaaagaAATgccaaataaatatgaacacATAATTAAATGTAAATTAACTAGaagacaaaaaatattatatgatgaatttattaacaataaaaaagtCCAAAATACTTTAACTAGTGGAAATTATATGGGCTTAATGAACATTTTAATTCAATTAAGAAAAGTATGTAATCATTGTGAtttatttacaaataaatatatccaaactccatattattatattttacctattcaatataatatacctaAATTTTGTTTgctttttgaaaataattattataaagatttttatcttattttgtttttacaTAATGAGTTTGTTTCATTAGGGGGTATTGCCAAAGATGTGCGCCCCAAACAAAAACAGAATCACATCTACACAGATTCTAACATTCAGATgcatacaaaaaataatgatttaacAATTTTAGATTCTCAacaattcaaaaaaaatatgaccaATATAGAAActttaaatgaaataaatcaAACAAAAGAATTTACTAATAAATGTTTAATTGAAGAAATAAATTCAGAAGgttcatttaatttaataaataagtttgataaaaatttgaATTATATTTCAACAGATTCAAGAGATACGAATTATgctcaaaataaaatatctttttttaataatgaaaatgaaaaaatggaaGAACAAAATAGTTTTAAATCATCTACATGGTTTAAAGaagtaaataaaataaaagataatgaacattttgattatttaaattattataaaaatattttaactaatttaaataaaaataaagaaataaaaaggGATAGTCAAATAATAactaataatgaaaatgataatggGAAACAATATCTTCGATCCAATTCAATGCAGATGTGGAATACATATcctataaaatatgaaaccATGCAAGATGAAAGCATGCAAGATGAAAACATGCAAGATGAAACAATGCAAGATTTATGCACTTAtgtaaataatgaaatatacaAAGAAAATATTCCTAAAGATCTTCTAACTTATTCAAATGAATTTGTTAACGAATTAAACAATAACTATGATattttatctatatatatagatccacaaaataaatataaaacttatgatgaatatttatatgctatGGAATATGATACTactttatataatacaacacttcaaaatgataatttacgaggaaataaacaaataatttcTAATTATAGAGGCTCAAGTAATAGAGGCCGCCCTCCTAGGGGTAGTCATGTAGGTCGTCCATCTCGGGGCGGTCATGCAGGTCGTCCATCTCGGGGCGGTCATGCAGGTCGTCCATCTCGGGGCAGTCACGTAGGTCGCCCATCTCGGGGCAGTCATGTTGGCTCTTCTTTTCGAGGAGACATTGGAAATCAAAGCTCACGCACTAGTATCAATGAGACGGCTGAACAATCTAATGCCAATAACAATAATGATAGTAGTGGtcataacaataaaaataatgatagtaGTAGCCATAACAATAGTAGTGGccataacaataataatgtgCAGAACGAAGATAACGACACAATTGTTCGGTCTGTAGAGACAGGGAactttttgaaaaaaaaatatttatacagATATAATATGAAAGTATTAAATAGAGAAATGCAATATAAAAACTTTTTTACTGATGAAACAAATCAGAGTTATTTAAATTCGTTAGAACATAATTTATGgataagaaaaaagaaagaagaagaaataaataaaatgaaaattgaaaaagagaaaaaaaaacaattaatatcaaattatcattttattaaaaatagtaGAATACCAATATTTGGATCAAATCTATTACATCTATTAAAAACtgaatttttaaaagatCAAAATATTGTATACAATCATGCTAATAACATAATCATAAATAATACATCTATGAAAGAAGTATATTCAGAAGATATACCTTCgagaaattattataattatatggatacaaatattaaaaaggaaaataatgatgacactattgaaaatattatgaattataatataaatagatGTAAATCGAATGAATGTGCTTCTATAGTATTAGAACGACTTTTTCCAACAATGGAATATTTTCTAAAACTATATGAGAAACTAATACAAAATTTTATAGTCATAAATAGCCCATCTGTTATTTGTAGCTCTCcaaatattttgataaatagCAATTCAAAAcgtgatgatgatgatgatgataatgataatgataaggAAATATGTAAAGTACAAAATTATAGTCATATTAGCAAAATAGAAGatcttataaaaaaaattaaaaaagctACAAGAGTGTATCATAACGCATTTCTAAAACAATCCATTATTTTTCCTTTGAATAAAGATATATCACTAGGAAGTGGGAAATTATTTGctttagaaaaattattgaGTAAATGTAAAAAAGAAGGAAACaaatgtttattatttacacaatttattaaaatgttagatattttagaaatatttttaaatcatttaaattattcttTTATTCGACTTGATGGTTCAACTAAAGTAGAACAACGTCAAAAAATTGTAACcaaatttaataatgataaatcttattttatatttatttcctCGACCCGTAGTGGTAGTATTGGCATTAATTTGACGGCAGCTAATGtcgttattttttatgatacaGATTGGAACCCATCAATTGATAAGCAAGCAATGGATAGATGTCACAGAATAGGGCAAACTAAAGATGTTCATGTTTTTCGATTTGTTTGTGAATATACTgtagaagaaaatatatggaaaaaaCAATTACAAAAAAGAAAGTTAGATAatatttgtataaatatGGGAAATTTTAATAGTCAAAATAAtcgtaataataatacaagtCTTCAGGATCATAATGAAATGAACAAAGATTGGTTTTCAAATGTTGATACAATtaaagaaatatttattaacaaacaaaataatgatgatgatgatgatattTATCAGGATAGATTATTGCATGAACAATTAGAGAATCCAGAAAAAACTAATGTTCGTTTTGAAAAAACATTGGAACATATTGAAGACAAAGATGATATAAATGCTTTACACGTTACAAAAAGAGAAAGACAGCATGAGTTATCTCAAGATATGCAt GAATTTGCAAACAAAAACGATTTCCAAGAAGCATATACTTTAACTTCctattgttttaattttttaaatgagaATTTAACAGATAGCTTGAAACAACAAATTGACGAAATGAAAATGAGAATTGAGATTGAAATGATGAATGCTAAGGAAGACGAGAACAATTCGCTTGACAATTTGTCTAACCCAAGTGACGAGTtggaaaattatgaacaagtcAGAAACGAGCCAACGTAG
- a CDS encoding U6 snRNA-associated Sm-like protein LSm3, putative produces MEKIALIQSPLDYIRLNMEEEIFLKCKGDRELTGTLDAYDNHLNMILSNAKEKYKQVTIENNEECVKQIERNLDMVFVRGDSIILVSSAAK; encoded by the exons atggagaaaataGCTTTAATACAAA GCCCTCTAGATTATATTCGACTAAATATGGAGGAAGAAATATTTCTTAAATGTAAAGGAGATAGAGAATTAACTGGAACTTTAGAT GCTTATGATAACCACTTAAATATGATCTTATCAAATgctaaagaaaaatataaacaagttactattgaaaataatgaagaatGTGTAAag cAAATCGAAAGAAATTTAGATATGGTTTTTGTTCGAGGAGATTCAATCATTTTAGTATCATCCGCTGcaaaatga